One part of the Polycyclovorans algicola TG408 genome encodes these proteins:
- a CDS encoding acyl-CoA dehydrogenase family protein, whose amino-acid sequence MSLYTEDQQMIADAAARFAREVLAPGAAAREAAAAIEPDVIRGMAEIGLLGMTVSPDFDGAGADYVSYALALMAVAEGDGAVSTVMSVHNAPFCAILERYGSDTQKNDVLRPAARGEFIGAFALTESQAGSDASALRTRAVRDGDHYVINGAKQFITSGQLAQWTVVFAVTDTANPKRGISAFLVPTDSLGYRVSKIEHKLGQRASDTASLAFDDLRVPAALRIGEEGEGYKIALSSLEAGRIGIAAQSVGMAQAALKCAIGYAGDRQAFGKSLMEHQAVSFRLADAKTRLEAARQLVLSAARLKDAGQPCLEQACMAKLFASETAEAVCSAAIQTLGGYGYVEDFPVERIYRDVRVCQIYEGTSDIQKIIIGRHLASGL is encoded by the coding sequence ATGAGCCTCTACACCGAAGACCAGCAAATGATTGCCGATGCCGCCGCGCGCTTTGCCCGCGAGGTGCTGGCCCCCGGTGCCGCCGCGCGTGAAGCTGCCGCTGCCATCGAGCCCGACGTGATTCGCGGCATGGCCGAGATCGGTCTGCTGGGCATGACGGTATCGCCCGACTTTGACGGTGCCGGTGCCGACTACGTGAGTTATGCGCTGGCCTTGATGGCGGTGGCCGAAGGCGACGGCGCGGTGTCGACGGTGATGAGCGTTCACAATGCACCGTTCTGCGCCATTCTTGAGCGCTACGGCAGCGACACCCAAAAGAACGATGTGCTGCGGCCGGCGGCGCGGGGTGAATTCATCGGCGCCTTCGCCCTTACCGAATCGCAGGCCGGGTCCGACGCCAGCGCGCTGCGCACCCGCGCGGTGCGTGACGGCGATCATTACGTGATCAACGGCGCCAAGCAGTTCATCACCTCGGGCCAACTGGCGCAGTGGACGGTGGTGTTTGCGGTCACCGACACGGCGAATCCGAAGCGCGGCATCAGCGCCTTTCTGGTGCCCACTGACAGCCTCGGCTACCGGGTGAGCAAGATCGAACACAAGCTGGGCCAGCGCGCCTCCGACACCGCCAGCCTCGCGTTTGACGACCTGCGCGTGCCGGCGGCGCTGCGTATCGGTGAAGAAGGCGAGGGCTACAAGATCGCCCTGTCCAGCCTCGAGGCCGGCCGCATTGGTATTGCCGCCCAGAGCGTCGGCATGGCGCAGGCCGCGCTGAAATGCGCCATCGGCTATGCCGGTGATCGCCAGGCTTTCGGCAAGTCGTTGATGGAACATCAGGCGGTGAGTTTTCGCCTCGCCGACGCCAAGACCCGCCTGGAGGCTGCGCGCCAATTGGTGTTGTCGGCCGCGCGACTCAAGGACGCTGGCCAGCCCTGTCTTGAACAAGCCTGCATGGCCAAGCTGTTTGCTTCCGAAACCGCCGAGGCGGTGTGTTCGGCGGCGATCCAGACCCTGGGTGGCTACGGCTATGTGGAAGATTTTCCGGTCGAGCGCATCTATCGTGACGTGCGGGTTTGCCAGATTTACGAAGGCACCTCCGATATCCAGAAAATCATCATCGGTCGCCATCTGGCGTCGGGACTTTGA
- a CDS encoding enoyl-CoA hydratase/isomerase family protein gives MSLALRTVDAETGIATITVNRPEVLNALDVPTARAICAAVLPLRQMPDVRCVVLRGAGRAFIAGGDLSRFADDFDQAASVVHDLLDALHPAIITLRSLNAPVLGVVHGAVAGAGLSLMAGCDLVLAAQGTRFVLAYDRIGAAPDCGGTWFLPRLLGPRRAAELMMLSPTWDADQALAYGLINRVVAAEQLDTEAATVAAQLAKGPTAAYGRYKRLADASLGADLVTQLEAEREAFASGTRSADFREGVSAFLAKRPADFAGR, from the coding sequence ATGTCGCTTGCCCTGCGCACGGTCGATGCCGAAACCGGCATCGCCACCATCACCGTCAACCGCCCCGAAGTGCTGAATGCGCTGGACGTGCCCACTGCCCGCGCCATCTGCGCGGCGGTGTTGCCGCTGCGCCAGATGCCGGACGTCCGCTGCGTGGTGTTGCGCGGCGCCGGGCGCGCGTTCATTGCGGGAGGCGATTTGTCGCGTTTTGCGGACGACTTCGACCAGGCTGCCTCGGTCGTCCATGACCTGCTCGACGCGTTGCACCCGGCGATCATCACGCTGCGCAGCTTGAATGCCCCGGTGCTGGGCGTGGTGCACGGCGCAGTGGCCGGCGCCGGCCTGTCATTGATGGCCGGTTGCGATCTGGTGCTGGCCGCACAGGGGACGCGCTTCGTGCTCGCTTATGACCGAATCGGCGCCGCACCGGATTGTGGCGGGACGTGGTTTCTGCCGCGCCTGCTGGGGCCGCGCCGCGCAGCCGAGTTGATGATGCTGAGCCCTACCTGGGATGCTGATCAGGCGCTGGCCTACGGCCTGATCAACCGCGTGGTCGCGGCCGAGCAACTCGACACCGAGGCCGCCACCGTCGCCGCGCAACTGGCCAAGGGGCCGACTGCCGCCTACGGACGCTATAAGCGGCTTGCCGATGCCAGCCTCGGCGCTGATCTGGTCACCCAGCTCGAAGCCGAGCGCGAGGCCTTTGCCTCCGGCACGCGGTCTGCCGACTTTCGCGAGGGCGTGAGCGCCTTTTTGGCCAAGCGGCCCGCCGATTTTGCCGGCCGCTGA
- a CDS encoding 2Fe-2S iron-sulfur cluster-binding protein, whose amino-acid sequence MLKQKAPSAATRADLCRITVRGKDGSEDVFDIRRNDLLLKAAIDQGIEYPHNCRVGVCGTCKTRLISGRVSPMVDLALSPLKNAEIEAGFVLACQAKVRGDLVVEVKLGHHTMLPVTTVSARVSRWRKLPGEVIDLRLALDTPVHFHAGQYATIAESGSFTRRSYSFYDAPPMDNGAPASEVGFLVKRLPGGRFSEWLFAEDRSGTKFWMEAPFGVMGVDEYDRDGLCVAGGTGIAPILSIVADRLRRSTTAKFTIVLGVRSATDTFAEPYLRALVDQAPDRVRVVTILSHEPEGSTWAGPRGLVTEALGPELGLDFAQVSAFICGNLGMVEAVERKLIGLGVAEERIHADKFIPSGTP is encoded by the coding sequence ATGCTCAAGCAGAAAGCGCCGTCAGCGGCGACGCGGGCCGACCTGTGCCGGATCACCGTGCGCGGCAAGGACGGCAGTGAAGACGTTTTCGACATCCGTCGCAATGACCTGCTGCTCAAGGCCGCCATCGACCAGGGCATTGAATATCCGCACAACTGCCGAGTCGGCGTCTGTGGCACCTGCAAGACGCGGTTGATCTCGGGGCGGGTCAGTCCGATGGTCGACCTTGCGCTGTCACCGCTGAAGAACGCCGAAATCGAAGCGGGTTTCGTGCTTGCCTGCCAGGCCAAGGTGCGCGGTGATTTGGTGGTCGAGGTCAAGTTGGGGCATCACACCATGTTGCCGGTGACCACCGTGTCGGCGCGCGTCAGCCGCTGGCGCAAGTTGCCGGGCGAGGTCATCGACCTGCGGCTGGCACTCGATACCCCCGTACATTTTCATGCTGGTCAGTACGCAACGATTGCCGAGTCGGGTTCGTTCACCCGACGCAGCTATTCGTTCTACGACGCCCCCCCAATGGACAACGGCGCGCCGGCCAGCGAAGTCGGCTTTCTCGTCAAGCGCCTGCCCGGTGGGCGGTTCTCCGAATGGCTGTTTGCTGAAGACCGCAGCGGCACCAAGTTCTGGATGGAAGCGCCTTTTGGCGTGATGGGTGTCGACGAATACGACCGCGACGGGCTCTGCGTGGCCGGCGGAACCGGGATTGCACCGATCCTGTCGATCGTGGCGGATCGTCTTCGCCGCTCGACAACAGCCAAGTTCACCATCGTGCTGGGCGTGCGCAGCGCCACCGACACGTTTGCCGAGCCGTATCTGAGAGCCCTGGTTGACCAAGCGCCTGATCGGGTGCGAGTGGTGACCATCCTGTCGCACGAACCCGAGGGTTCGACGTGGGCCGGCCCGCGCGGCCTCGTGACCGAGGCATTGGGGCCGGAACTGGGGCTCGACTTTGCGCAAGTGTCGGCGTTCATCTGCGGCAATCTCGGCATGGTCGAGGCCGTCGAACGCAAGCTGATCGGCCTCGGTGTGGCGGAAGAACGCATCCACGCCGACAAGTTCATTCCCTCCGGCACACCCTAA
- a CDS encoding fatty acid desaturase: protein MTDYFKYLLSPAILSLHAWGMWMGGNYTWIGLAALVGVLCFDAFLPRDYSMRDQRYVRIYDVICAMTVLASFGNIFFYAWLVGSGHFETTASSIGAFVSMVFIGFVIGAPPVHELFHREEFVLRWLGRTGQCLIYDPWREITHVVTHHMRVATPDDPDYARRGDTVYGHILRTFPGQWKEAYHLEKMMWTKRGRKWFDPRNAWVYKAATLVIFTGILYALGGLLGTVLAILSLLLGPRMMLEVFNYVNHYGLISATPGRFEKHHTWNHISPLTRILALEITNHAGHHEDSYKPFYKLEPDTNGPVQPQFLLVVLLAFVPPLFFMMIKPLLKHWDQHYASPQEREIARRENERAGWHELNQPDPVNDLPPGIWRVAEA from the coding sequence ATGACCGACTACTTCAAATATTTACTGTCCCCGGCGATTCTCAGCCTCCATGCCTGGGGCATGTGGATGGGTGGCAACTACACCTGGATCGGGCTGGCGGCACTGGTGGGTGTGTTGTGCTTCGACGCCTTCTTGCCGCGCGACTACTCCATGCGCGATCAGCGTTACGTGCGGATCTATGACGTGATCTGCGCGATGACGGTGCTGGCCAGCTTCGGCAACATTTTTTTCTACGCGTGGCTGGTGGGTTCCGGGCATTTCGAGACCACCGCCTCGTCGATTGGCGCCTTTGTCAGCATGGTGTTCATCGGCTTCGTGATCGGTGCGCCACCGGTGCACGAGTTGTTTCATCGCGAGGAGTTCGTGCTGCGCTGGTTGGGCCGCACCGGCCAGTGCCTGATTTATGACCCCTGGCGTGAGATCACCCATGTGGTTACCCACCACATGCGTGTCGCGACCCCCGACGACCCCGACTACGCGCGTCGCGGCGACACGGTTTACGGCCACATTCTTCGGACCTTCCCGGGCCAGTGGAAAGAGGCCTATCACCTCGAGAAAATGATGTGGACCAAGCGCGGTCGCAAGTGGTTTGACCCGCGCAACGCCTGGGTTTACAAGGCGGCGACCCTGGTCATCTTCACCGGCATTCTTTACGCACTGGGCGGCCTGCTGGGTACGGTGCTGGCGATTCTCAGCCTGCTGCTGGGGCCGCGGATGATGCTGGAAGTGTTCAATTATGTGAATCACTACGGGCTGATTTCGGCGACGCCGGGGCGCTTCGAGAAACACCACACCTGGAACCACATCAGCCCGCTGACACGCATATTGGCGCTTGAGATCACCAACCACGCGGGCCACCACGAAGACAGCTACAAACCGTTCTACAAGCTCGAACCCGACACCAATGGCCCGGTACAGCCGCAGTTTCTGCTGGTGGTGCTGCTGGCCTTCGTGCCACCGCTGTTTTTCATGATGATCAAGCCGCTGCTCAAGCATTGGGACCAGCATTACGCGAGCCCACAGGAGCGCGAAATCGCGCGGCGTGAAAATGAACGCGCCGGCTGGCACGAGCTGAACCAGCCCGACCCGGTGAATGACTTGCCGCCCGGTATCTGGCGTGTCGCAGAAGCCTGA
- a CDS encoding LuxR C-terminal-related transcriptional regulator codes for MNASHGRLEPPNFSFPLVQTAALTRLTGGGPLAKLTLIAAPTGYGKTVLQTALFRHMRAKGLAAQWIGLDERDQTVEVLLSLLESSFFEVGGALDTTPAMHQSDEPPDERIEALLGHLSRLSEPLVLFIDNISFCDDETLGPVIDALVFRTPEDFKVIIAGTREPPMNMARARLEGNLAAIGFADLAMGEAEISALFGAPLCARLGAPALQAIARQTEGWPAAIRLMQIILQAAPDPLQTLKAFSGADEDLADMLNRQVLADFDAPARQFLLEIALLRSFCVPLCQHATADPQAAEHLARVLRQNLFIIPLDRNRTWYRLHGLFREFLIGEAERAVSTERRQAVLLRAAEWCEQAGHWSDAVDYVLSAGAFDAAAGMLERVAAHFVRDRGDLRRYIRWIERLYQANVDLGWEAAFWYVWALVFHRRYEAARQQVEHLAERVEQGGSVELLRRIEVIRIIIATYTDHLREAQARGRAWLAQRGADDPFDVATVASAIGISNGAHFDLASARETFLVAQTSVLQANSAYGVGWVTALSTMVQIHEGDYAQAWPIFETALARVREALGDSAGMTGTVALVTAKCAVERGLDREARDALTIGMRRAQSHGVADTALCGLDAAVKLWASPSGEGISITELREIAASYVPRLSHMLSCLIVQRLLRLGRLDDALLEAAQIGLHLHPAKSPPAALLEYPIGRSLYTHTAIDLDIATGRLRQAEQQIAEEARLAKAEGRWGHLVELALAEMSVSLCTQNPAPAARHLTRAISYAAKRGYKRPFRDRAEQIASLVNETRPQSWGFALDEERSFFSEICRQLPIANSHLLEQLESLDVKATLLETPTSRELELLSLIEVGLSNQQLADRLSVSVATVKWHLYNLYAKLGVSSRSAALAKGRALGLLSR; via the coding sequence ATGAACGCGTCGCACGGTCGGCTGGAGCCACCCAACTTCTCGTTCCCGTTGGTGCAGACGGCTGCCCTCACGCGGCTTACGGGTGGCGGCCCCCTGGCCAAGCTGACCCTGATCGCTGCACCCACCGGCTACGGCAAAACCGTGCTGCAGACCGCGTTGTTCCGGCACATGCGTGCCAAGGGCCTGGCGGCGCAGTGGATCGGTCTGGATGAGCGTGACCAGACCGTTGAGGTGCTGCTGTCGCTGCTGGAAAGCAGCTTCTTCGAGGTCGGAGGTGCACTCGACACCACGCCCGCCATGCACCAGAGCGACGAGCCGCCGGACGAGCGTATTGAGGCGCTGCTCGGACACCTTTCGCGGCTCAGTGAGCCCTTGGTGTTGTTCATCGACAACATCAGCTTTTGCGATGACGAAACCCTGGGCCCGGTGATCGACGCCCTGGTGTTTCGAACCCCGGAGGACTTCAAAGTGATCATCGCGGGCACCCGCGAGCCACCCATGAACATGGCGCGCGCCCGCCTCGAGGGCAACCTTGCAGCCATCGGCTTCGCTGATCTGGCGATGGGCGAGGCCGAAATCAGCGCCCTGTTCGGTGCGCCTTTGTGTGCACGGCTCGGCGCCCCGGCACTACAGGCCATCGCCCGTCAAACCGAAGGGTGGCCGGCGGCGATTCGCCTGATGCAGATCATCTTGCAGGCGGCGCCCGACCCGCTGCAAACCCTCAAGGCGTTCAGCGGTGCGGACGAAGACCTCGCCGACATGCTCAACCGCCAAGTCCTCGCCGACTTTGACGCCCCGGCACGTCAGTTTCTGCTGGAAATCGCCTTGCTGCGCAGCTTCTGCGTGCCGCTGTGTCAGCACGCCACCGCCGACCCCCAAGCGGCTGAGCATCTGGCCCGCGTGCTACGACAAAACCTGTTCATCATTCCGCTGGACCGCAACCGCACCTGGTACCGGCTGCACGGACTGTTCCGTGAATTTCTGATTGGCGAAGCTGAGCGTGCCGTGAGCACAGAGCGCCGCCAGGCGGTGTTGCTGCGGGCCGCCGAGTGGTGCGAGCAAGCCGGGCACTGGAGCGACGCGGTCGACTACGTGCTCAGTGCCGGGGCCTTCGATGCCGCCGCCGGCATGCTCGAGCGGGTCGCAGCGCACTTCGTTCGTGATCGCGGTGACTTGCGGCGCTATATCCGTTGGATTGAGCGGCTCTACCAGGCCAACGTCGATCTCGGCTGGGAGGCGGCGTTTTGGTACGTCTGGGCACTGGTGTTTCATCGCCGCTACGAGGCGGCACGTCAGCAGGTCGAGCACCTGGCCGAGCGCGTCGAGCAGGGCGGCAGCGTGGAGTTGCTGCGCCGTATTGAGGTGATCCGCATCATCATTGCCACCTACACCGATCACTTGCGTGAAGCGCAGGCGCGCGGCCGGGCGTGGCTGGCGCAGCGTGGCGCCGACGACCCGTTCGACGTGGCCACCGTGGCCTCGGCCATCGGCATCAGCAACGGCGCGCATTTTGACCTCGCCTCGGCGCGCGAGACCTTTCTGGTCGCACAAACCAGCGTGCTACAGGCCAACAGCGCCTACGGCGTGGGCTGGGTCACGGCGCTGTCGACCATGGTGCAGATTCACGAGGGTGATTACGCCCAGGCGTGGCCGATCTTCGAAACCGCGCTTGCGCGGGTCCGCGAGGCCCTCGGTGACAGTGCGGGCATGACCGGCACGGTGGCGCTGGTCACCGCCAAATGTGCGGTTGAGCGCGGCCTTGATCGCGAGGCGCGTGACGCCCTGACCATCGGCATGCGCCGCGCGCAAAGCCACGGCGTGGCCGACACCGCCCTGTGCGGGCTGGATGCGGCGGTGAAGCTCTGGGCGTCGCCGTCCGGCGAGGGCATCTCAATCACCGAGCTTCGGGAAATCGCCGCCAGTTACGTGCCGCGACTCAGTCACATGCTGTCGTGCCTGATCGTGCAACGCCTGTTGCGGTTGGGGCGGCTCGACGATGCGTTGCTGGAAGCTGCGCAGATCGGGCTCCACCTGCACCCGGCAAAATCGCCGCCTGCGGCCCTGCTGGAATACCCGATTGGCCGCAGTCTCTATACCCACACCGCCATCGATCTCGACATTGCCACCGGCCGCCTGCGACAAGCCGAACAGCAGATCGCCGAAGAAGCGCGCCTCGCCAAGGCCGAAGGCCGCTGGGGCCATCTGGTCGAGTTGGCCCTCGCCGAGATGAGCGTCAGCCTCTGTACGCAAAACCCCGCGCCGGCCGCGCGGCATCTGACGCGCGCCATCAGCTATGCGGCCAAGCGCGGTTACAAGCGGCCGTTTCGCGACCGCGCCGAGCAGATCGCCAGCCTGGTCAATGAAACTCGGCCGCAAAGCTGGGGCTTTGCGCTGGACGAAGAGCGCAGCTTTTTCAGTGAAATCTGTCGCCAGTTGCCGATTGCCAACAGTCACCTGCTGGAGCAACTTGAAAGCCTCGACGTCAAGGCTACCCTGCTGGAAACCCCCACCTCGCGCGAGCTGGAACTGCTGTCACTGATCGAGGTAGGTCTGTCCAACCAGCAACTGGCCGACCGGCTGTCGGTGTCGGTGGCAACGGTCAAATGGCACCTTTACAACCTCTACGCCAAGCTCGGTGTGTCCAGCCGTTCGGCCGCCTTGGCGAAGGGGCGCGCGCTGGGGCTGCTCTCCCGTTAA
- a CDS encoding acyl-CoA dehydrogenase family protein translates to MTTPAPRRADTLFSDLWFPDETRRIRAEVRDFADTVLRPIAHRLNTTPESVDAFPHAAFKAMAAAGIYQIPYAADVGGRGLEFPTLATVTVLEELAYYSPSFASALFDGQAILVGKTLERAPAHLRDVYLPKLIRGEFIGSFATSEPEASTDLSVASMQTVAEKVEGGFSVTGVKRWITNSPVADHILVLCKAGESLTMLLADMRHPGVSVSAPDLKMGNHVQLTADVTLDKVFVPDDHVVGSVGSGLRTAVGALVLGRMGIGAIGVAMAQAAFDFSTHYISQRKVFGKPIAAFQHWQFRFAEHATQIEMARTLYQKAALLHDKEGRADLEAAMAKVVGSRLACDVARDAIQACGAYGFVKELRGPGTPFPLESIYRDAKIGEIYEGANEIQNWVIARQIFGRDITG, encoded by the coding sequence ATGACAACCCCTGCCCCACGCCGCGCCGACACCCTGTTCAGTGATCTTTGGTTTCCTGACGAAACCCGACGCATCCGTGCTGAGGTGCGTGACTTCGCCGACACCGTTCTGCGGCCCATCGCGCATCGGCTCAACACCACACCCGAGTCGGTCGACGCCTTTCCGCACGCCGCCTTCAAGGCCATGGCGGCGGCGGGCATTTATCAGATTCCCTACGCCGCCGATGTGGGCGGGCGCGGGCTGGAGTTCCCCACCCTCGCCACCGTAACCGTGCTCGAAGAGCTGGCCTACTACTCGCCAAGCTTTGCCTCGGCGCTGTTCGACGGGCAGGCCATTCTGGTCGGCAAAACCCTGGAGCGCGCACCTGCCCACCTGCGTGACGTCTATTTGCCCAAGCTGATTCGCGGCGAGTTCATTGGTTCATTCGCCACCAGCGAGCCCGAAGCCAGCACCGACCTGTCGGTCGCTTCGATGCAAACCGTCGCCGAGAAGGTCGAAGGCGGCTTCAGCGTGACCGGCGTCAAACGCTGGATCACGAACTCGCCGGTGGCCGATCATATTCTGGTGCTGTGCAAGGCGGGCGAGTCGCTGACCATGTTGCTGGCTGACATGCGTCATCCGGGCGTCAGTGTCAGCGCGCCAGACCTGAAGATGGGCAATCACGTGCAGCTCACCGCCGACGTCACGCTGGACAAGGTGTTCGTGCCGGACGACCACGTTGTCGGCAGTGTCGGCAGCGGCCTGCGAACAGCGGTCGGCGCCCTGGTGCTGGGCCGAATGGGCATTGGCGCCATCGGCGTGGCCATGGCGCAGGCGGCCTTCGATTTTTCCACCCACTACATCAGCCAGCGGAAGGTGTTTGGCAAGCCCATTGCCGCGTTCCAGCATTGGCAGTTCCGCTTTGCCGAACACGCCACGCAGATCGAAATGGCCCGCACGCTCTATCAGAAAGCCGCCCTGCTCCATGACAAGGAGGGCCGCGCTGATCTGGAGGCCGCCATGGCCAAGGTGGTGGGCAGCCGGCTCGCCTGCGATGTGGCGCGCGACGCGATTCAAGCCTGCGGCGCCTACGGCTTTGTCAAGGAGCTGCGCGGCCCGGGCACGCCTTTCCCGCTCGAGTCGATTTATCGCGATGCGAAAATTGGCGAGATTTACGAAGGTGCCAACGAGATCCAGAACTGGGTGATTGCCCGGCAGATCTTTGGCCGCGACATCACCGGCTGA
- the secG gene encoding preprotein translocase subunit SecG, which yields MYTALVIVQVLIAIGLVTLILLQHGKGADAGAAFGAGASGTVFGARGASNFLSRATAWLATGFFAISLALAYVVQTAAPGSSIVDRMGDTPEATTPETPEAPAQPVIPE from the coding sequence ATGTACACCGCATTGGTCATTGTTCAGGTCCTCATTGCCATCGGGCTGGTCACGCTGATCTTGCTCCAGCACGGCAAGGGTGCCGATGCAGGCGCTGCGTTTGGTGCCGGCGCCTCCGGTACGGTCTTTGGTGCGCGCGGCGCCTCCAATTTCCTGTCACGCGCCACGGCGTGGCTGGCCACCGGATTCTTCGCGATCAGTTTGGCACTCGCCTATGTGGTGCAGACGGCCGCACCGGGCAGCTCAATTGTTGACCGCATGGGCGACACGCCCGAAGCCACCACCCCGGAAACCCCGGAAGCGCCCGCACAGCCGGTCATTCCGGAGTAA
- the tpiA gene encoding triose-phosphate isomerase, giving the protein MKRSLTVMGNWKMNGTRGDNESLLRELVFEGKKFPSVEVAVFPPSVFIESVAQQLVGSPVRVGAQDLCEQLKPGAFTGEVLGAMLKELGCRYALVGHSERRHVYGETDERVAAKFVAAQHSGLTPVLCVGEQLAEREAGQTETVLDRQLLAVIDQGGVASLRGALIAYEPVWAIGTGKTASPEQAQAAHAHIRGLIAARDAKIANSICILYGGSVKADNAAELFAQADVDGGLIGGASLKASEFLAICAAAQALHDE; this is encoded by the coding sequence ATGAAACGCAGCCTTACGGTGATGGGAAATTGGAAAATGAACGGCACGCGAGGTGACAACGAGTCACTGCTGCGCGAGCTGGTCTTCGAGGGTAAGAAGTTTCCGTCGGTCGAGGTGGCGGTATTTCCGCCGTCGGTGTTCATCGAGTCGGTGGCCCAGCAGCTGGTCGGCAGTCCGGTGCGGGTGGGCGCGCAGGATTTGTGTGAACAGCTCAAGCCTGGCGCGTTCACCGGCGAAGTTCTGGGTGCCATGCTCAAGGAGCTGGGCTGCCGTTACGCGCTGGTCGGTCACTCCGAGCGGCGCCACGTTTACGGCGAGACCGATGAGCGGGTGGCCGCCAAGTTCGTGGCCGCCCAGCACAGTGGTTTGACCCCCGTGCTGTGCGTTGGCGAACAGCTTGCCGAGCGCGAAGCCGGGCAGACCGAAACCGTACTCGACCGTCAGCTTCTGGCGGTAATCGATCAGGGCGGCGTCGCCAGCCTGCGCGGTGCGCTGATCGCGTACGAGCCGGTCTGGGCGATCGGCACCGGCAAGACCGCGAGCCCGGAGCAGGCACAGGCCGCGCATGCGCACATTCGCGGGCTGATCGCCGCGCGAGATGCTAAAATCGCGAATTCCATTTGCATTCTCTACGGCGGCAGCGTCAAGGCTGACAACGCGGCCGAGCTGTTTGCCCAAGCCGATGTTGATGGCGGCCTGATTGGCGGTGCATCGCTCAAGGCTTCCGAATTTCTTGCGATCTGCGCGGCCGCGCAGGCGCTACACGACGAGTAG
- the glmM gene encoding phosphoglucosamine mutase — translation MGRRYFGTDGIRGRVGVTPMTAEFAVKLGWAAGRVLGGSDGARVVIGKDTRRSGYLLESALEAGLSSAGVEVLLLGPIPTPAVAYLTRALRADAGIVISASHNPHHDNGVKFFGPQGGKLSDAIETEIEALMEQPMETVAPETIGLARRIDDAQGRYIEYCKASFGDGRLDGLRLVLDCANGAAYRTAPAIFDELGADIVEVIGGEPNGFNINLDCGSTHLQALQASVRAHGADLGIALDGDADRCLLVDADGEVVDGDQILYALAVDRHQRDLLRGPVVGTLMSNLGLEQALQVRGIGFERAAVGDRYVMERLLAGGGLLGGETSGHTLCLDKSSTGDGCVTALQMLSVMIGAGCTLRALVEGMTRCPQVLINVRVAGSAKPLLETPSVKAAEAAAKSALAKGGRILLRASGTEPLIRVMVEATDAESAHQHAEKIADAVRDAAQTVHA, via the coding sequence ATGGGGCGTCGTTACTTCGGGACCGATGGCATTCGCGGACGGGTTGGCGTCACGCCGATGACCGCCGAGTTTGCCGTCAAGCTCGGTTGGGCTGCAGGTCGGGTGCTGGGTGGTTCGGACGGCGCGCGCGTGGTCATCGGTAAAGACACCCGTCGCTCTGGCTACCTCCTCGAATCGGCGCTCGAAGCCGGACTGTCCAGCGCGGGTGTCGAAGTCCTGCTGCTGGGGCCGATCCCGACACCCGCCGTGGCCTATCTCACGCGGGCCTTGCGGGCTGATGCCGGCATCGTCATTTCGGCCTCGCACAATCCGCATCACGACAACGGCGTGAAGTTTTTCGGCCCGCAGGGCGGCAAGCTCAGCGACGCGATCGAGACTGAGATCGAAGCCCTGATGGAGCAGCCGATGGAAACCGTCGCGCCGGAGACCATCGGTCTGGCACGGCGCATCGACGATGCCCAGGGGCGCTACATCGAGTACTGCAAGGCCAGCTTTGGCGACGGCCGTCTCGACGGCCTGCGTCTGGTGCTGGACTGTGCCAATGGCGCGGCGTACCGCACTGCACCGGCGATATTCGATGAATTGGGCGCCGACATCGTCGAGGTGATTGGCGGTGAGCCGAATGGCTTCAACATCAACCTCGATTGCGGCAGCACCCACTTGCAGGCCTTGCAGGCCTCGGTACGGGCGCACGGTGCCGACCTGGGTATCGCACTGGACGGCGACGCCGACCGCTGCCTGCTGGTCGACGCCGATGGCGAGGTCGTCGACGGCGACCAGATTCTTTACGCACTGGCCGTTGACCGTCATCAGCGTGACCTGCTGCGCGGGCCGGTGGTCGGCACGCTGATGAGCAATCTCGGCCTTGAGCAGGCCTTGCAGGTGCGCGGCATCGGTTTCGAGCGGGCAGCCGTGGGGGATCGCTACGTCATGGAACGGCTGCTGGCCGGCGGCGGTTTGCTGGGCGGGGAGACCTCGGGACACACGCTGTGCCTCGACAAATCATCGACCGGCGACGGCTGTGTGACCGCACTGCAGATGCTGTCGGTCATGATCGGGGCGGGGTGTACACTCCGCGCGCTCGTCGAGGGCATGACCCGATGCCCGCAGGTGTTGATCAACGTCCGCGTGGCCGGATCGGCCAAGCCGCTGCTTGAAACCCCATCGGTCAAAGCCGCTGAGGCCGCCGCCAAGTCGGCCCTCGCCAAGGGTGGGCGTATTCTGCTCAGGGCCTCGGGTACCGAGCCTCTGATCCGTGTGATGGTGGAGGCGACCGATGCCGAAAGCGCCCACCAGCACGCCGAAAAGATTGCTGACGCCGTAAGGGATGCGGCGCAAACAGTGCACGCGTAA